Proteins encoded within one genomic window of Cyprinus carpio isolate SPL01 chromosome A15, ASM1834038v1, whole genome shotgun sequence:
- the LOC109103185 gene encoding XIAP-associated factor 1-like, producing MDEEELILCAHCNKEVAKANYDLHEPHCKRFLCICPDCDETVPRDKLEEHKTEQHAEVKCKMCNKKMERRHLLDHEKDECSERPQICEFCQLELPLSSLKEHKVSCGSRTERCSDCGQYVKLMDQLDHAQICSTTTPTTSRDLVPEDDTSDTDEQTMLQCQNCLKYIYSDILKEHKLLCKQSLKFADDVEDDDSEDENPNPGNVRAADFSFSSLQKKKRETEDRNIDLDKISTCPLCHLALPVKTLEWHETKCELYKHLSLA from the exons CAATAAAGAGGTGGCGAAGGCAAACTACGACCTGCACGAACCACACTGTAAGAGGTTTCTGTGCATATGCCCTGACTGCGATGAAACCGTGCCTCGAGATAAACTGGAGGAGCATAAAACCGAACAGCATGCAGAG GTAAAATGTAAGATGTGCAACAAAAAGATGGAGCGAAGGCATCTGTTGGATCATGAG AAAGACGAGTGCTCTGAGAGGCCTCAGATCTGTGAGTTTTGTCAGCTTGAGCTCCCTCTGAGCAGTCTAAAAGAGCACAAAGTGTCCTGTGGGAGTCGCACAGAACGCTGCTCTGACTGTGGCCAGTACGTTAAACTGATGGACCAGCTTGATCATGCTCAGATCTGCTCTACTACCACCCCCACAACATCAAGGGACCTTGTCCCTGAAGATGATACTTCAGACACAGATG AGCAGACCATGCTGCAATGTCAGAATTGTCTGAAATACATTTACTCAGACATTCTGAAGGAGCACAAG CTGCTTTGCAAACAGTCCTTAAAGTTTGCAGATGATGTTGAGGATGATGACTCGGAGGATGAAAACCCCAATCCTGGAAATGTCAGAGCTGCAGATTTCTCCTTCTCATCATTgcaaaagaagaagagagaaacagaagacAGAAACATTGACCTGGATAAGATAAGCACCTGTCCGCTCTGTCATCTGGCTCTCCCTGTAAAGACACTTGAATGGCATGAG acaaaatgtgAATTATACAAACATCTGAGCCTGGCATGA